The proteins below come from a single Edaphobacter acidisoli genomic window:
- a CDS encoding flagellin N-terminal helical domain-containing protein: MSLGVLNNIAAIYAQNNLNQTQSSLQNVLQQLSSGSRINSGADDAAGLALADGLQANEAALNQSSQNASSGVGLLQTADGALAQVTNLLNRAVTLSTEASNGTLNANQISSANQEYQNILTEIGNIGSTTNFNGNSVFTNTATSVFVSDGTASGATTFNELIGSLSDASVGTTTATTTAGTGTALTNPTPTTPTSTTSATATFTFGSAADTVSGTLKVAVGAGGAVTENFGAGTTLAEAVGQMNDDSAFRTSGLVASQSTTSPNELIITGPTGTANTLTLTGTALTDTTPTVTTPGAGTNLAGSTLTAATAQTVLTNVTSAIQDIAYQRGNIGASINELNAASNVASAESVNLTAAQDSVQATNYGQATSDMAKYQVLSQTGISALAQANSVQQEILKLMQ; the protein is encoded by the coding sequence ATGTCCTTGGGTGTGTTGAACAATATCGCAGCAATCTATGCGCAGAACAATCTGAACCAGACGCAGTCCAGTCTGCAGAATGTTTTGCAGCAGCTCTCTTCGGGTTCGCGCATCAATAGCGGCGCGGACGACGCCGCCGGCCTTGCGCTGGCCGATGGCCTTCAGGCAAACGAAGCGGCGCTGAACCAGTCGTCGCAGAATGCTTCTTCCGGCGTTGGTCTATTGCAGACTGCCGATGGCGCGCTCGCGCAGGTGACCAACCTGCTCAACCGCGCTGTTACGCTCTCGACCGAGGCCTCGAACGGTACGCTGAACGCCAACCAGATCAGCTCGGCGAACCAGGAGTATCAGAACATCCTGACCGAAATCGGGAACATCGGTTCAACGACGAACTTCAACGGCAATAGCGTTTTCACCAACACGGCGACGTCGGTGTTTGTCAGCGATGGCACGGCTTCGGGCGCGACAACTTTCAACGAGCTGATTGGCTCGCTGAGTGATGCCAGCGTGGGCACGACGACCGCAACGACAACCGCGGGCACAGGTACTGCGCTGACCAATCCGACACCGACGACTCCGACATCAACGACAAGCGCGACAGCAACGTTCACCTTTGGCTCAGCGGCGGATACCGTCTCCGGCACGCTGAAGGTAGCGGTTGGCGCAGGTGGCGCAGTCACTGAGAACTTTGGCGCGGGCACTACGCTTGCTGAGGCAGTGGGCCAGATGAATGACGATTCGGCCTTCCGCACATCAGGACTGGTTGCAAGCCAAAGCACGACTTCGCCCAATGAGCTGATCATTACTGGCCCGACTGGAACGGCGAACACTCTGACCCTTACAGGTACGGCCCTCACCGATACGACCCCGACCGTGACGACGCCAGGCGCGGGAACAAACCTGGCCGGTTCGACACTGACGGCTGCCACCGCGCAGACGGTGCTGACGAACGTGACCTCCGCAATTCAGGACATTGCGTATCAGCGCGGCAACATCGGCGCCAGCATCAACGAGTTGAATGCTGCCTCCAACGTTGCCAGCGCCGAGTCGGTGAACCTGACCGCGGCACAGGACAGCGTGCAGGCGACCAACTATGGTCAGGCGACAAGCGACATGGCAAAGTATCAGGTGCTCAGCCAGACCGGTATCAGCGCTCTTGCGCAGGCGAACAGCGTGCAGCAGGAGATTCTGAAACTGATGCAGTAG